The Martelella sp. AD-3 genome includes a region encoding these proteins:
- a CDS encoding exopolysaccharide biosynthesis protein, translating to MEQADTADHEFHSLTEIVERTVEETGGGTVSVEQLMRSFGHASFIPLLILPALILITPLSGVPGLSTVCGLIIMMIAAQRLVGHKQIWLPGWIRRRTVKTPRLHAGLEKILPFTRFVDRVSRKRLTFLFKPPLLLLQPLACTLFGAVMPLMEFVPFSSSLIGVAVTLIAFSLLTRDGLFALLALAPVGLVVWAVTSVLTSL from the coding sequence TTGGAACAAGCCGATACGGCCGATCATGAATTCCATTCCCTGACGGAAATTGTCGAGCGCACCGTCGAAGAGACCGGAGGCGGCACCGTCTCCGTCGAACAGCTGATGCGCTCCTTCGGCCACGCCTCCTTCATTCCGCTCCTCATCCTGCCGGCGCTGATCCTGATCACGCCCTTGAGCGGCGTGCCGGGGCTTTCCACCGTCTGCGGCCTGATCATCATGATGATCGCCGCGCAAAGACTTGTCGGCCACAAGCAGATCTGGCTTCCCGGATGGATCCGCCGCCGCACCGTCAAGACCCCGAGGCTCCATGCCGGACTCGAGAAAATCCTGCCGTTCACCCGCTTCGTCGACCGCGTCAGCCGCAAGCGGTTGACCTTTCTGTTCAAGCCGCCGCTGTTGCTGCTGCAGCCGCTTGCCTGCACGCTGTTCGGCGCGGTGATGCCGCTGATGGAGTTCGTGCCGTTCTCGTCGTCGCTGATCGGCGTGGCGGTGACGCTGATCGCCTTTTCGCTGCTGACCCGCGACGGCCTTTTCGCGCTGCTGGCGCTCGCCCCGGTGGGTCTTGTGGTCTGGGCCGTCACCAGCGTGCTGACATCGCTCTGA
- a CDS encoding Lrp/AsnC family transcriptional regulator: MEIDPINRKILEELVVDARISMTDLARKVGLSKTPVALRVRQMEDMGLIRGYRAMLSPIKLGLTHVTYVTVKVSDTRQKALQQFNEAVRQIPEIEECYLIAGGFDYQIKVRSRDMEHFRRIMAEEISELPYVSWTTSYVAMEAVVDQSWVAV, from the coding sequence ATGGAAATCGATCCCATCAACCGGAAAATCCTCGAGGAACTGGTCGTCGACGCGCGCATCTCCATGACAGATCTGGCGCGCAAGGTCGGCCTGTCGAAGACCCCCGTAGCGCTCAGGGTCCGCCAGATGGAAGATATGGGTCTGATCAGGGGGTACCGCGCCATGCTATCGCCGATCAAGCTCGGTCTGACCCATGTCACCTATGTCACGGTGAAGGTCAGCGACACCCGGCAGAAGGCGCTGCAGCAGTTCAACGAGGCGGTGCGGCAGATCCCGGAAATCGAGGAATGTTACCTGATCGCCGGAGGCTTCGATTACCAGATCAAGGTACGCTCGCGCGACATGGAGCATTTCCGCCGGATCATGGCGGAAGAGATTTCCGAACTGCCCTATGTCAGTTGGACGACGAGCTATGTGGCGATGGAAGCGGTTGTCGACCAGAGCTGGGTGGCGGTCTGA
- the putA gene encoding bifunctional proline dehydrogenase/L-glutamate gamma-semialdehyde dehydrogenase PutA: MADNPFPALGFEQKFAPDTPLLKALGERADITPDERKAISKRAADLVRRIRSESKPTLMEHFLAEYGLSTREGVALMCLAEAMLRVPDKFTIDALIEDKIAPSEWNNHLGTAASSLVNASTWALMLTGKVLDDRNDPGIANTLHGLVRRMGEPVIRTAVLRAMKEMGRQFVLGETIEEALKRGGSRMQQGFTYSFDMLGEAAMTADDAARYDRHYADAITAIGKAAVHHRIVDNPGISIKLSALHPRYEVAKEERVMDELVPVVKRLAFQAKHAGIALHIDAEEQARLALSFKVIEAVMADAAMDGWEGFGVVVQAYGKRADAALDALYDMATRYDRKINVRLVKGAYWDTEMKLAQVNGMPDFPLYATKAATDVAYLCLVRKLFSLGDRIFPQFASHNAHTIAAVLELADGRPFELQRLHGMGERLHDIVKKETGGHCRIYAPVGAHRDLLAYLVRRLLENGANSSFVHQIVDTNISPETVASDPFEAVETAKPPAALKKPADIFGEGRVAAKGWDTTADDVLAAIEKARDVPLPDGKPLTVSEPTGTSRTVTNPATGETIGTVLEADEGTVARAFDDAAAWDAPASERAAVLRRAADLYEANYGVLFALLAREAGKTIADAIGEVREAVDFLRYYAREGENTVRAPRGIIAAISPWNFPLAIFTGQISAALMAGNGVLCKPAEQTQMIAHKAVELLHEAGVPKSALQLLTGDGPTVGAALTADSRVAGAVFTGSIDTAKLIEKSIAENLKPGTPLIAETGGLNAMIVDSTALPEQAVRDIVASAFQSAGQRCSALRCLYIQEDTAEHLIEMIKGAMDQLAIGDPWLFSTDVGPVIDAEARDGIAAYLKEKSGSIIHQVKAPETGTFIPPTMLRVKGIEDLEREIFGPVLHVATYKARDLEKVVEKVNARGYGLTFGLHTRIDDRVQAVSESIHVGNIYVNRNQIGAVVGSQPFGGEGLSGTGPKAGGPHYLPRFLAPASGQTGGEDWAANADMKSVAAMLSALAEVKLDEELMPGVTGELNRLAFYTRPPLLCLGPGKEIAAAQKAAVEALGGRAVAVDGHVEPETLTTPEGFSGALWWGDEDVARAFAAALAKRSGPVLPLITAMPDKAHVVHERHLCVDTTASGGNASLLAG; this comes from the coding sequence TTGGCCGACAATCCCTTCCCAGCGCTCGGTTTTGAGCAGAAATTTGCCCCCGATACCCCGCTTCTCAAAGCCCTGGGCGAACGCGCGGACATCACGCCGGACGAACGCAAGGCGATCAGCAAGCGGGCCGCCGATCTGGTTCGGCGCATCCGTTCGGAGAGCAAGCCGACGCTGATGGAGCATTTCCTGGCCGAATACGGGCTTTCGACGCGCGAAGGCGTGGCGCTGATGTGCCTGGCGGAAGCCATGCTGCGCGTGCCCGACAAGTTTACGATCGACGCCCTGATCGAGGACAAGATCGCGCCGTCGGAGTGGAACAATCACCTCGGCACGGCCGCCTCCTCGCTCGTCAACGCGTCCACCTGGGCGCTGATGCTGACCGGCAAGGTGCTTGATGACCGCAACGACCCCGGCATCGCCAACACGCTGCACGGCCTTGTGCGGCGCATGGGTGAACCCGTGATCCGCACCGCCGTCCTGCGCGCGATGAAGGAAATGGGCCGGCAGTTCGTTCTGGGCGAAACCATCGAAGAGGCGCTGAAGCGCGGCGGCAGCCGGATGCAGCAGGGCTTCACCTATTCCTTCGACATGCTCGGCGAGGCGGCGATGACGGCCGATGACGCCGCGCGCTATGACCGGCACTACGCCGACGCCATCACGGCGATCGGCAAGGCGGCCGTTCACCACAGGATCGTCGATAATCCCGGCATCTCGATCAAGCTCTCCGCCCTCCACCCGCGCTACGAGGTCGCCAAGGAAGAGCGCGTGATGGACGAGCTGGTGCCGGTCGTCAAGCGCCTTGCCTTTCAGGCCAAACACGCCGGCATCGCGCTGCATATCGACGCGGAGGAACAGGCCCGCCTCGCGCTGTCCTTCAAGGTGATCGAAGCGGTGATGGCGGATGCCGCAATGGACGGATGGGAGGGCTTCGGCGTCGTCGTCCAGGCTTACGGCAAGCGCGCCGATGCCGCCCTTGATGCGCTCTATGACATGGCGACGCGCTATGACCGCAAGATCAATGTGCGGCTGGTCAAGGGCGCCTACTGGGATACGGAGATGAAGCTTGCCCAGGTCAACGGCATGCCGGACTTTCCGCTCTATGCCACCAAGGCGGCGACCGATGTTGCCTATCTCTGCCTGGTCAGGAAGCTTTTTTCACTCGGCGACCGCATTTTCCCGCAGTTTGCCTCGCACAATGCCCACACGATCGCCGCCGTGCTGGAACTCGCCGATGGCCGGCCCTTCGAGCTGCAGCGGCTTCACGGCATGGGCGAGCGGCTGCATGACATCGTGAAGAAGGAGACAGGCGGTCACTGCCGCATCTACGCCCCGGTCGGCGCCCATCGCGATCTGCTCGCCTATCTGGTGCGCCGCCTGCTGGAAAACGGCGCGAATTCCTCTTTCGTGCACCAGATCGTCGACACCAATATTTCACCAGAGACCGTTGCCAGCGATCCGTTCGAGGCCGTCGAGACCGCGAAGCCGCCGGCGGCGCTGAAGAAGCCCGCCGATATCTTCGGCGAGGGCCGGGTGGCGGCGAAAGGCTGGGACACGACGGCAGACGACGTGCTGGCCGCAATCGAGAAAGCGCGCGACGTCCCGCTTCCCGACGGCAAGCCGCTGACGGTTTCCGAGCCGACCGGCACATCCAGAACCGTCACCAACCCGGCAACTGGCGAGACAATCGGCACGGTGCTGGAGGCCGACGAGGGAACCGTTGCGCGCGCCTTCGATGACGCCGCCGCCTGGGATGCGCCGGCATCCGAGCGCGCCGCCGTGCTGCGCAGGGCCGCCGATCTCTATGAGGCAAATTACGGCGTGCTGTTCGCACTTCTGGCGCGCGAAGCCGGCAAGACCATTGCCGATGCCATCGGCGAGGTGCGCGAGGCGGTCGACTTCCTGCGCTATTATGCCCGCGAGGGCGAGAACACGGTGCGGGCGCCGCGCGGCATCATCGCCGCCATCAGCCCGTGGAATTTCCCGCTGGCGATCTTCACCGGCCAGATTTCCGCCGCCCTGATGGCCGGCAATGGCGTGCTCTGCAAACCGGCCGAACAGACGCAGATGATCGCCCACAAGGCGGTCGAACTCCTGCACGAGGCGGGCGTGCCGAAATCGGCCCTCCAGCTTCTGACGGGCGACGGCCCAACGGTGGGCGCAGCGCTGACGGCCGACAGCCGCGTTGCCGGCGCCGTCTTCACCGGCTCGATCGACACGGCCAAGCTGATCGAGAAATCGATTGCGGAGAACCTGAAGCCCGGCACACCCCTGATCGCCGAAACCGGCGGGCTCAACGCCATGATCGTCGACAGCACGGCCCTTCCCGAACAGGCCGTGCGCGATATCGTCGCCTCTGCCTTCCAGTCTGCCGGCCAGCGCTGCTCGGCGCTGCGCTGCCTCTACATTCAGGAAGACACGGCCGAGCATCTGATCGAGATGATCAAGGGCGCGATGGACCAGCTTGCCATTGGCGACCCCTGGCTGTTTTCAACCGATGTCGGTCCCGTGATCGACGCCGAGGCGCGCGATGGCATCGCAGCCTATCTCAAGGAAAAATCCGGCAGTATCATCCATCAGGTGAAGGCGCCCGAAACCGGCACGTTCATTCCGCCAACCATGCTCAGGGTCAAGGGCATCGAGGATCTGGAGCGCGAGATCTTCGGCCCGGTGCTGCATGTCGCGACCTACAAGGCGCGCGATCTCGAGAAGGTCGTCGAAAAGGTGAATGCGCGCGGCTACGGCCTGACCTTCGGCCTCCACACCCGCATCGACGACCGGGTGCAGGCGGTCTCGGAAAGCATTCACGTCGGCAATATCTATGTGAACCGCAACCAGATCGGCGCGGTCGTGGGCTCGCAGCCGTTTGGCGGCGAAGGGCTCTCGGGCACGGGGCCGAAGGCCGGCGGCCCGCATTACCTGCCGCGATTCCTCGCGCCTGCTTCCGGTCAGACGGGCGGCGAAGACTGGGCGGCCAATGCCGACATGAAATCGGTCGCGGCCATGCTGTCGGCGCTTGCCGAAGTCAAACTGGACGAGGAACTGATGCCCGGCGTCACCGGCGAACTCAACCGGCTCGCCTTCTACACCCGCCCGCCGCTTCTCTGCCTCGGTCCCGGCAAGGAGATCGCCGCAGCCCAGAAGGCCGCCGTCGAGGCGCTGGGCGGCCGCGCCGTTGCTGTCGATGGCCATGTCGAACCGGAAACGCTGACCACGCCCGAAGGCTTTTCCGGCGCTCTGTGGTGGGGAGATGAAGACGTTGCACGGGCCTTTGCCGCGGCGCTCGCCAAACGTTCAGGCCCCGTCCTGCCGCTGATCACCGCGATGCCGGACAAGGCCCACGTGGTGCATGAGCGCCATCTCTGCGTCGACACCACCGCCTCCGGCGGCAATGCCAGCCTCTTGGCGGGGTGA
- a CDS encoding carbohydrate kinase family protein produces the protein MSGAIYCLGPLVLDRILTVDDLPGHDEKAFIKEKEERAGGPPLNCAWALSRLGEDARLVSTIGDDGEGAILMQWLAERDMSTEAVDVKADSITASATIIVDRTGEKAILIDPVPVETLAVIGDSVSLQADDTVVSNFFHPEAVARMFDRAAKTGIDRMIDLELPEIERWGWQAMENILPFASLVVTNRQVLEAWMARIGNERPIAEAAEGLVRFLSGAGSRSAVVTLGSEGLVAIDGDAVFRLDAFKVTPRNTTGAGDVFLAGLAAAMRRGRKFKKALAFGTAAAAHFLQTGRCDGAAAEALMKDKMKERL, from the coding sequence ATGAGCGGCGCGATCTATTGCCTCGGGCCGCTGGTGCTTGACCGGATATTGACCGTTGATGACCTGCCCGGCCACGACGAGAAGGCCTTCATCAAGGAAAAGGAAGAGCGCGCCGGCGGTCCGCCGCTCAACTGCGCCTGGGCGCTGAGCCGGCTTGGTGAGGATGCCCGGCTGGTCTCCACAATCGGCGATGACGGCGAGGGCGCGATCCTGATGCAGTGGTTGGCCGAGCGCGACATGAGCACCGAAGCCGTCGACGTGAAGGCCGACAGCATCACCGCGTCCGCCACCATCATCGTCGACCGCACCGGGGAAAAGGCGATCCTGATCGATCCCGTTCCCGTCGAGACGCTGGCGGTGATTGGCGACAGCGTTTCGCTTCAGGCAGACGATACGGTCGTCTCCAATTTCTTCCATCCCGAAGCCGTGGCGCGCATGTTCGATCGCGCAGCGAAAACCGGCATCGACCGGATGATCGATCTGGAACTGCCGGAGATCGAGCGATGGGGCTGGCAGGCGATGGAAAACATCCTGCCCTTCGCTTCGCTGGTGGTCACCAACCGGCAGGTACTCGAGGCATGGATGGCGCGCATCGGCAACGAACGGCCGATTGCCGAAGCCGCCGAGGGACTGGTGCGTTTTCTCTCGGGTGCCGGCAGCCGTAGCGCCGTCGTCACGCTCGGCTCCGAGGGGCTGGTCGCAATTGACGGCGATGCGGTGTTCCGCCTTGATGCCTTCAAGGTCACGCCGCGCAACACCACGGGAGCGGGCGATGTATTTCTGGCAGGCCTTGCCGCAGCCATGCGGCGCGGCCGGAAATTCAAAAAGGCGCTCGCCTTCGGCACGGCCGCCGCCGCGCATTTCCTGCAAACGGGGCGGTGCGACGGCGCCGCCGCCGAAGCGCTGATGAAAGACAAGATGAAGGAAAGACTGTAG
- a CDS encoding creatininase family protein, whose product MKRYWMEMTSPDHAALPENTVAVLPVGATEQHGPHLPVGTDCLINNGIVAEALKVLGDDVPAVILPLQPVGASQEHLDYAGSLAHPAPDLMQSWTRVLDCAVRSTGLKRILIFNSHGGQAGLLATVALDQRVRHNILGAYATWFDAGYPEGLFTDEEIRTGFHGGDIETSLMLALHPDLVVMENLGDFPSSVDEIEAATSQLSANPGGGRLGGLGWKAQDLNADGVTGDARRATAKKGRALLEHTAASLARLIADLANAPMPSDNWPPEKYRA is encoded by the coding sequence ATGAAGCGCTACTGGATGGAAATGACATCGCCGGACCATGCGGCGCTGCCGGAGAACACCGTCGCGGTTCTGCCCGTCGGGGCGACCGAGCAGCATGGGCCGCATCTGCCGGTCGGAACCGACTGCCTGATCAACAACGGCATCGTGGCCGAGGCGCTGAAGGTCCTTGGAGACGATGTTCCTGCCGTCATCCTGCCGCTACAGCCGGTCGGCGCCTCGCAGGAACATCTCGATTATGCCGGATCGCTCGCCCATCCCGCGCCCGATCTTATGCAATCCTGGACGCGGGTGCTCGACTGCGCGGTACGCTCCACCGGTCTGAAGCGCATTCTGATCTTTAACAGCCATGGCGGCCAGGCGGGGCTGCTTGCCACTGTGGCGCTCGACCAGCGCGTGCGTCACAACATTCTCGGCGCCTATGCCACCTGGTTCGATGCGGGATATCCCGAAGGGCTTTTCACCGATGAGGAGATCCGCACCGGCTTTCACGGCGGCGATATCGAAACCTCGCTGATGCTGGCGCTGCACCCGGACCTGGTCGTCATGGAAAACCTCGGCGATTTTCCGTCGTCGGTTGACGAAATAGAGGCAGCTACCTCTCAGCTTTCCGCCAATCCCGGCGGCGGTCGCCTAGGTGGCCTCGGCTGGAAGGCGCAGGACCTCAATGCAGACGGGGTGACCGGCGATGCGCGCCGTGCAACGGCGAAAAAGGGTAGGGCGTTGCTGGAGCACACGGCGGCGAGCCTCGCGAGGCTGATTGCCGATCTGGCGAACGCGCCGATGCCGTCGGACAACTGGCCGCCGGAGAAGTATCGGGCTTGA
- a CDS encoding ADP-ribosylglycohydrolase family protein: MATRSKAIEAVLAAACVADALGAATECMHPDEIFRIFGGPVKTFRTPPEKAPFAKGLAPGRLTDDATQMLAMAKRIIGLDRPPVSADAIAGFIDWSHDEEMFQRFAGPTTRIAVEAMRAGAPAEAVATPETYSCMFGTSNGGAMRAPTAGCAAAGNLPEAVRLACLMSAPTHNTQIAYAGASAVAGAIAAGLSAERSMTVSEAALEGARLGEAEAYRSGRIVGGAGVARRIEIAVEIGIRYKADIAAARAELIEVIGNGVAMSEAVPHAFGLVAAADGDPWAAIVAAVNGGNDSDTIAMIAGAVAAAWNGAAGIPAQLIEEVSRVNGLDLGGVAEGLATFNEQVIAGERA; encoded by the coding sequence ATGGCCACCAGATCGAAAGCAATCGAGGCCGTTCTTGCGGCCGCCTGCGTCGCCGACGCGCTGGGCGCTGCCACCGAATGCATGCACCCGGACGAGATTTTCCGTATTTTCGGCGGACCGGTGAAGACCTTTCGCACGCCGCCGGAAAAAGCGCCCTTCGCCAAGGGCCTCGCGCCGGGCCGGCTGACCGATGACGCGACGCAGATGCTGGCGATGGCGAAGCGGATTATCGGGCTTGATCGCCCGCCGGTCTCCGCCGACGCGATTGCCGGCTTCATCGACTGGTCGCACGACGAGGAAATGTTCCAGCGCTTTGCCGGACCGACGACGCGGATTGCCGTGGAGGCGATGCGCGCCGGCGCGCCCGCGGAAGCCGTTGCCACGCCCGAGACCTATTCCTGCATGTTTGGCACCTCGAACGGCGGGGCGATGCGCGCGCCGACGGCCGGCTGTGCCGCGGCCGGTAATCTCCCCGAGGCTGTCAGGCTCGCCTGCCTGATGTCGGCCCCGACGCACAACACCCAGATCGCCTATGCCGGCGCTTCCGCCGTTGCCGGCGCAATTGCTGCCGGCCTGTCCGCTGAACGGTCGATGACCGTTTCGGAGGCGGCTCTTGAAGGCGCGCGGCTGGGCGAGGCCGAAGCATATCGCAGCGGCCGTATCGTCGGCGGTGCGGGTGTTGCGCGCCGCATCGAGATCGCCGTCGAAATCGGCATCCGCTACAAGGCGGATATCGCGGCGGCGCGGGCCGAACTGATCGAGGTGATCGGCAATGGCGTTGCCATGTCGGAAGCCGTGCCGCATGCTTTCGGCCTTGTTGCCGCCGCAGACGGCGACCCGTGGGCGGCGATCGTCGCTGCCGTCAATGGCGGCAATGACAGCGACACGATCGCGATGATCGCGGGCGCGGTTGCCGCCGCCTGGAATGGTGCGGCGGGCATTCCGGCTCAACTGATCGAGGAGGTCTCGCGCGTGAATGGGCTGGATCTTGGGGGCGTTGCCGAGGGGCTTGCCACGTTCAACGAACAGGTTATTGCGGGAGAGCGCGCATGA